From a region of the Rhabdothermincola sediminis genome:
- a CDS encoding DUF4129 domain-containing protein yields MIEQVLRAAPASAVLRGMPSPGPDADAARRRAEEILSRPEFERYHAPPPGFSLPDLSRPASVVAWIVVAIVVAVVVLVVIHLVRSLQREPATPEQTGVEVSLEERRLRWRDWIGEAERLEAAGDWKEGLRARYRALVALLVEQGAVRDLPGRTTGELRAELAERVPPASPPFSSASELFEQAWYGAVATGPAESQRFRALAGEVSERTDQGTHRARRREQV; encoded by the coding sequence GTGATCGAGCAGGTCCTGCGGGCGGCGCCCGCCTCGGCGGTGCTGCGGGGCATGCCCTCACCGGGGCCCGACGCGGACGCGGCCCGCCGCCGGGCGGAGGAGATCCTCTCCCGACCCGAGTTCGAGCGGTACCACGCGCCGCCACCGGGGTTCTCGTTGCCCGACCTGAGCCGGCCGGCGTCGGTGGTGGCCTGGATCGTGGTGGCCATCGTCGTCGCGGTCGTGGTGTTGGTGGTGATCCATCTCGTGCGCTCGCTGCAGCGTGAGCCGGCCACACCGGAGCAGACCGGGGTCGAGGTCTCCCTCGAGGAGCGCCGCCTCCGGTGGCGCGACTGGATCGGCGAGGCGGAGCGGCTCGAAGCCGCGGGAGACTGGAAAGAAGGGCTGCGGGCTCGCTACCGGGCGCTGGTGGCGCTGCTGGTCGAGCAGGGTGCCGTGCGGGATCTGCCCGGTCGTACGACCGGGGAGCTCAGGGCCGAGCTGGCGGAGCGGGTGCCACCTGCGAGCCCACCGTTCTCATCCGCCTCCGAGCTGTTCGAGCAGGCCTGGTACGGAGCCGTGGCGACGGGCCCGGCGGAGAGCCAGCGGTTCCGGGCACTCGCGGGTGAGGTGTCGGAGCGGACGGACCAGGGTACGCACCGGGCGCGCCGCCGGGAGCAGGTGTGA
- the galT gene encoding galactose-1-phosphate uridylyltransferase, which produces MSQLRLNPLNGRWVTVAVGRAARPGGFAPRRLPVQASDDRPCPFCPGNEEATAPALETYGRDGQWSVRVVPNLYPAFSGRGPFTVTELGPIFTEAPAVGIHEVLVLSPDHHAGWGALSDKQAGLVMAAIRDRLEDHARLSDIRYTQTIVNHGREAGASLEHPHGQLLGIPFVPDELAAEQEHFAGFAAHHGTCLVCETIAVEEHEHHRIVAATDRLVVVCPYWSGVPYEMLVLPRRHEPHLAHSSPADLVAVGRALRDALAKLDLVVGDVAYNLVFHTAPHHDRGLYHWHVHVLPHITSQAGFEEGTGVMINIVAPEQAAPELAAARRTG; this is translated from the coding sequence GTGAGCCAGCTCAGGCTCAACCCACTCAACGGGCGCTGGGTGACCGTCGCCGTCGGGCGGGCAGCTCGTCCGGGTGGCTTCGCCCCGCGGCGGCTCCCCGTCCAGGCCTCCGACGACCGGCCCTGCCCGTTCTGCCCCGGCAACGAGGAAGCGACCGCGCCCGCGCTCGAGACCTACGGTCGCGACGGCCAGTGGTCGGTGCGGGTGGTGCCCAACCTCTACCCGGCGTTCAGCGGCCGGGGCCCGTTCACCGTGACCGAGCTGGGGCCGATCTTCACCGAGGCACCAGCGGTGGGCATCCACGAGGTGCTCGTACTCTCGCCGGACCATCACGCCGGCTGGGGGGCGCTGAGCGACAAGCAGGCCGGGCTGGTCATGGCCGCGATCCGGGACCGCCTCGAGGACCATGCCCGCCTCTCGGACATCCGCTACACGCAGACCATCGTCAACCACGGGCGAGAGGCGGGTGCCTCGCTCGAGCACCCCCACGGGCAGCTCCTCGGCATCCCCTTCGTGCCCGACGAGCTCGCCGCCGAGCAGGAGCACTTCGCCGGCTTCGCCGCGCATCACGGCACCTGCCTGGTGTGCGAGACGATCGCCGTGGAGGAACACGAGCACCACCGGATCGTCGCTGCCACCGACCGGCTGGTGGTGGTCTGCCCGTACTGGAGCGGTGTGCCCTACGAGATGCTGGTGCTGCCGCGCCGACACGAGCCGCACCTGGCGCACTCGTCACCCGCGGACCTGGTGGCGGTCGGGCGGGCGTTGCGGGACGCGCTGGCCAAGCTCGACTTGGTGGTGGGCGACGTGGCCTACAACCTCGTGTTCCACACCGCGCCGCACCACGATCGGGGGCTGTACCACTGGCACGTGCACGTCCTGCCGCACATCACCAGCCAGGCCGGCTTCGAGGAGGGCACGGGGGTGATGATCAACATCGTGGCCCCGGAGCAGGCCGCACCCGAGCTCGCGGCCGCCCGCCGAACCGGCTGA
- a CDS encoding rhomboid family intramembrane serine protease produces the protein MTTGIVTCYRHHYRRAGVTCQRCARPICPSCMVPASVGFHCPECARAGAQQVHTMRSLRAPSGGPVVTQVLIALNAVVFLADLVVGGAASLWASSYSRISEWGLLVGAALGSNGQPIGVADGQSWRIVTSGFLHAGLVHIGMNMLVLWILGSQFEPALGRARFLALYLTSLVAGAFGVLLVSPTSPTVGASGAIFGLLGAAFAAQRARGIDPWRSGLGGLLILNLVITFAVPGISVGGHVGGLVGGLLAGFVVFRLDERTRSAVPAVLACAAITAVLWVGCLWAASHWADPVLGFLPSR, from the coding sequence GTGACCACAGGGATCGTCACCTGCTACCGGCACCACTACCGGCGCGCCGGCGTGACCTGCCAGCGGTGCGCCCGGCCGATCTGCCCGAGCTGCATGGTGCCGGCCTCGGTCGGCTTCCACTGCCCCGAGTGCGCCCGGGCCGGTGCGCAGCAGGTCCACACGATGCGCAGCCTCCGCGCCCCCTCCGGCGGGCCAGTCGTCACCCAGGTGCTCATCGCCCTCAACGCCGTGGTGTTCCTCGCCGATCTCGTGGTGGGAGGCGCGGCGTCGCTGTGGGCGTCTTCCTACAGTCGCATCAGCGAGTGGGGGTTGCTGGTCGGCGCTGCACTCGGCAGCAACGGGCAGCCGATCGGGGTCGCCGACGGCCAGTCGTGGCGGATCGTCACCAGCGGCTTCCTCCACGCCGGGCTGGTCCACATCGGCATGAACATGCTCGTGCTGTGGATCCTCGGCTCCCAGTTCGAACCGGCACTGGGCAGGGCCAGGTTCCTGGCCCTGTACCTCACCAGCCTCGTCGCGGGCGCGTTCGGCGTCCTGCTGGTCTCGCCGACCTCACCCACGGTCGGCGCCTCCGGCGCCATCTTCGGCCTGCTGGGTGCGGCGTTCGCGGCGCAACGGGCACGGGGCATCGATCCGTGGCGGTCGGGCCTCGGCGGCCTGCTCATCTTGAACCTGGTGATCACCTTCGCGGTGCCCGGCATCTCGGTCGGGGGGCACGTCGGTGGCTTGGTCGGCGGGCTTCTGGCGGGGTTCGTGGTCTTCCGGCTCGACGAGCGCACGCGCTCCGCGGTCCCGGCCGTGCTCGCGTGCGCGGCGATCACCGCGGTGCTGTGGGTCGGGTGCCTGTGGGCCGCCAGCCACTGGGCCGATCCGGTGCTCGGGTTCCTGCCGTCGCGCTAG
- a CDS encoding class I SAM-dependent methyltransferase, with protein MEGYRPASYGDAFADVYDDWYRDLPGTQSCATTIEELAAGGPVLELGTGTGRLALAIAARGVTVVGLDSSAAMLARLRAKPGADRVATVEADMAALPFTARTFGVVLVAFNTLFNLPDERSQRRCLADARRVVRDGGLLVVETIVFPETTEVAQGVDARLIEEERVVLTASRLDPTDRSVIGQHIEITEAGVRLRPWRLHYLLPDELDELARDTGWSLAGRNASWAGEPFTEGSEHQVVVYRAGPAR; from the coding sequence ATGGAGGGCTACCGACCGGCGAGCTACGGCGACGCCTTCGCGGACGTCTACGACGACTGGTACCGGGACCTGCCCGGCACGCAGAGCTGCGCGACCACGATCGAGGAGCTCGCCGCTGGTGGGCCGGTGCTGGAGCTCGGCACGGGAACGGGCCGCTTGGCGCTCGCCATCGCGGCCCGGGGCGTGACGGTGGTCGGCCTCGACTCGTCGGCGGCCATGCTCGCCAGGTTGCGGGCCAAGCCGGGAGCGGACCGGGTGGCCACAGTGGAGGCCGACATGGCCGCACTGCCGTTCACGGCCCGCACCTTCGGCGTGGTGCTGGTGGCGTTCAACACCCTGTTCAACCTCCCCGACGAGCGCTCCCAGCGCCGGTGCCTGGCCGATGCCCGCCGGGTGGTCCGCGACGGCGGCCTGCTCGTGGTCGAGACGATCGTGTTCCCCGAGACCACCGAGGTCGCGCAGGGCGTCGATGCCCGCCTCATCGAGGAGGAGCGGGTCGTACTCACCGCGTCCCGCCTCGACCCCACCGATCGCTCGGTGATCGGGCAGCACATCGAGATCACCGAGGCGGGCGTGCGCCTGCGGCCGTGGCGCCTCCACTACCTGCTCCCGGACGAGCTCGACGAGCTGGCCCGGGACACCGGGTGGTCCCTCGCCGGCAGGAACGCCTCGTGGGCCGGGGAGCCGTTCACCGAGGGCAGCGAGCACCAGGTGGTCGTCTACCGGGCCGGACCGGCGCGCTAG
- a CDS encoding SRPBCC family protein has protein sequence MPAIRVAVTIDAPRRVVWRAIEDIGSHVEWMADAEAIRFTSARRRGVGTTFDCDTRVGPFRLVDRMEVTEWRPGRAMGVAHVGVVTGRGRFTLRSLPGGRTRFTWREDLSFPWWFGGALGAVLGGEVLRLIWARNLRNLKRLVEG, from the coding sequence GTGCCCGCCATCCGTGTCGCCGTCACCATCGATGCGCCGCGGCGGGTGGTGTGGCGGGCGATCGAGGACATCGGCTCGCACGTCGAGTGGATGGCCGACGCCGAGGCGATCCGGTTCACCTCGGCCCGTCGGCGGGGGGTCGGGACCACGTTCGACTGCGATACGCGGGTCGGGCCGTTCCGGCTCGTCGACCGCATGGAGGTGACCGAGTGGCGACCGGGGCGGGCCATGGGCGTCGCGCACGTGGGGGTGGTCACCGGCCGAGGGCGGTTCACGCTGCGCAGCCTGCCCGGGGGTCGGACCCGGTTCACCTGGCGCGAGGACCTGAGCTTCCCGTGGTGGTTCGGGGGTGCGCTCGGGGCGGTGCTCGGGGGTGAGGTGCTGCGGCTGATCTGGGCCCGCAACCTGCGCAACCTGAAACGGCTGGTCGAAGGCTGA
- a CDS encoding DUF4350 domain-containing protein, with translation MIPAARLSARPLPTGGWRSLGVVVLLGALAALASSLTSVPRAAAYEPDSTDPSGTKALVMLLESFGAEVDVVAGGPPPDAQVALMLSNVIAREDGPAVMRWVEGGGRLIVADPYSTLAPPPETRSSPFATTSGRLRKGRCEIPALDQLAELDVGPSYSRFEVPATMQGCFDEGRGAFVVAGPRGEGWLVFLGGADQFTNSLLAAADNAGLAVALLAPQEGTRVAILDPSGGVPSDRSLFDALPRGFWLAVTQLAVAFGVYGWFRGRRLGPVIVEPQPVQIEGSELVSAVGNLAQLSRRPDRTAAVLRRALHRELAERLGLGRDATPAVVAEVTAARTGIDRDRIAAVLAGPAVADDAQLVALAGEIDRIRKEVLHGH, from the coding sequence GTGATCCCCGCGGCGAGGCTGTCGGCGCGCCCGTTGCCCACCGGCGGCTGGCGGTCGCTTGGCGTGGTGGTGCTGCTCGGTGCCCTCGCCGCGCTCGCGTCGTCGCTGACCTCCGTGCCCCGGGCCGCGGCCTACGAGCCGGACTCCACCGACCCGTCCGGCACCAAGGCGTTGGTGATGCTGCTCGAGTCCTTCGGTGCCGAGGTCGACGTCGTGGCGGGCGGTCCGCCCCCGGACGCGCAGGTCGCGCTCATGCTGTCCAACGTGATCGCCCGGGAGGACGGGCCGGCTGTGATGCGCTGGGTGGAGGGAGGCGGGCGGTTGATCGTCGCCGATCCCTACAGCACGCTCGCACCCCCGCCCGAGACCCGGTCCTCGCCCTTCGCCACGACCAGTGGCCGACTGCGCAAGGGGCGATGCGAGATCCCCGCGCTCGATCAGCTCGCCGAGCTCGACGTCGGGCCGAGCTACTCGCGCTTCGAGGTGCCGGCCACCATGCAGGGGTGCTTCGACGAGGGACGCGGGGCCTTCGTGGTCGCCGGTCCCCGAGGGGAGGGCTGGCTCGTGTTCCTCGGTGGTGCCGACCAGTTCACCAACTCCCTACTCGCCGCGGCCGACAACGCGGGGCTGGCGGTGGCGCTGCTGGCGCCGCAGGAGGGGACCCGGGTGGCGATCCTCGACCCCAGCGGCGGCGTGCCGTCGGATCGCTCGCTGTTCGATGCGCTCCCCCGAGGCTTCTGGCTGGCCGTCACCCAGCTGGCGGTGGCCTTCGGGGTCTATGGCTGGTTCCGGGGCCGCCGCCTCGGACCGGTCATCGTCGAGCCCCAGCCCGTGCAGATCGAGGGTTCGGAGCTGGTGAGCGCGGTCGGGAACCTCGCCCAGCTCTCGCGGCGACCGGACCGCACCGCGGCGGTGCTACGCCGGGCCCTGCACCGGGAACTCGCCGAACGTCTGGGGCTGGGGCGTGACGCCACCCCGGCCGTCGTGGCCGAGGTCACCGCGGCCCGCACGGGGATCGACCGGGACCGCATCGCCGCTGTGCTCGCCGGCCCGGCGGTGGCCGACGACGCGCAGCTCGTCGCGCTGGCCGGCGAGATCGATCGCATCCGCAAGGAGGTTCTGCATGGACACTGA